The Oryzihumus leptocrescens sequence CCGACTGCTGACGTCCGAGGAGATCACCCGGCAGCTCGCCGACCTCCCCGGCTGGGCCGGTGACGGGCAGGCGCTGACCGCCTCCTACGACGCCCCCGACTTCGCGGCGGCGATCCGGCTCGTTGAGGAGGCGGCCGACGCCGCCGAGCAGATGAACCACCACCCTGACATCGACATCCGCTGGAAGCTCACCCACTGGCGGCTGTCGACCCACTCGGCCGGCGGGGTGACCCAGCTCGACATCGAGCTGGCCCACCGCATCGCCCAGGCCGCCGCGCTCGTCGGCGCCAGCCCCCGCTGACCGCCGACCACAGTTCCTCTGTCCCAGAACGGAGTCCACCCACCATGACCCTCGAGCACGTCGACGAGTCCGACAACGGCCACGACGAGCCGCACGGCAAGGACGTCGCCAGCCGGCTCAACTGGCTGCGCGCGGGAGTCCTCGGCGCCAACGACGGCATCGTGTCCACCGCCGGCATCGTGGTCGGTGTGGCCGGGGCGACGGCCCAGCTGACGGCGATCATGACGGCGGGCATCGCCGGCCTGGC is a genomic window containing:
- a CDS encoding 4a-hydroxytetrahydrobiopterin dehydratase yields the protein MSRLLTSEEITRQLADLPGWAGDGQALTASYDAPDFAAAIRLVEEAADAAEQMNHHPDIDIRWKLTHWRLSTHSAGGVTQLDIELAHRIAQAAALVGASPR